A genomic region of Serinus canaria isolate serCan28SL12 chromosome 1A, serCan2020, whole genome shotgun sequence contains the following coding sequences:
- the ATF4 gene encoding cyclic AMP-dependent transcription factor ATF-4, producing MSFLNNEMLLGDSISPFSQPCSVAEESLGLLDDYLEVAEPLGSHGFSSDKAKAVSSNWLAVDSLGNTIDSSQEDAFSGMEWMVEKMDLKEFDFDALLGMEHLEATVSPDELMATLEDTCDLFNATIQEIHNKELPLINNITHLPESPVGADPMAPLASLWSFPLSPGSLTSTSDHSFSLELGSEVDVLEGERKREYPTVVMVITKSEKEDENHSDDSGICMSPDSYLGTPQHSPTNSLGSPNGNQFPADAPCGSVRSKPYDHPAEKVVSAKVKGEKKIDKKLKKMEQNKTAATRYRQKKRAEQEALSGECRELEQKNQALKEKADSLSKEIQYLKDLIEEVRKAKGKRARVPE from the exons ATGAGCTTCTTGAACAACGAGATGCTGTTGGGGGATTCAATATCCCCCTTCAGCCAGCCGTGTTCGGTGGCTGAGGAAAGTCTGGGACTCCTAGATGACTACCTGGAGGTGGCCGAGCCCCTCGGTTCGCATGGGTTCTCCAGCGACAAGGCTAAGGCAGTCTCCTCCAATTGGCTTGCTGTGGACAGTTTAGGCAACACCATAGATAGCAGTCAGG AGGATGCCTTCTCTGGCATGGAGTGGATGGTGGAGAAGATGGATCTGAAGGAATTTGATTTTGATGCCCTGTTAGGTATGGAACATCTGGAAGCCACCGTCTCACCAGACGAGCTGATGGCCACGTTGGAAGACACGTGTGATCTATTTAATGCTACCATCCAGGAAATTCACAACAAAGAACTTCCACTGATAAATAACATCACCCATCTCCCTGAATCCCCCGTTGGAGCAGATCCAATGGCCCCATTGGCTTCCCTTTGgtcttttcccctctccccagggTCTCTGACTTCCACTTCAGACCACTCATTTAGTTTAGAACTAGGAAGTGAAGTGGATGTtctggaaggagaaaggaagcgGGAGTACCCCACTGTTGTGATGGTGATCACCAAGTCTGAGAAAGAGGATGAGAACCACTCTGATGATAGTGGAATATGCATGAGCCCAGATTCCTACCTGGGAACCCCCCAACACAGCCCCACCAATTCACTTGGATCCCCCAATGGCAACCAGTTCCCTGCCGATGCCCCTTGTGGCTCTGTGCGGTCCAAACCATACGATCATCCTGCAGAGAAGGTAGTGTCAGCAAAggtgaaaggagaaaagaaaatcgATAAGAAACTAAAAAAGATGGAGCAGAATAAGACTGCTGCCACGCGTTACCGGCAGAAAAAGAGGGCGGAGCAGGAGGCACTGTCTGGGGAGTGCAGAGAGTTGGAGCAGAAAAACCAGGCCCTGAAGGAGAAAGCAGATTCCCTTAGTAAGGAAATCCAGTACTTGAAAGATCTGATAGAAGAGGTCCGCAAGGCCAAGGGCAAAAGAGCTAGAGTCCCCGAGTAG